The Triplophysa dalaica isolate WHDGS20190420 chromosome 14, ASM1584641v1, whole genome shotgun sequence DNA window GCAGCATGGGCGTGGACTATGAATACATGACCTATAACGAGAACATAAAGAGGAACAATTTTGAGAATGAATAATGGTGGTATTTTAAGACTATGACATTCGATGATTATGCacagtatataaacaaaatatatttactatTTAATAACACGGTGTTCTACATTTATCGTATTTGATGCTGTCCCTATTCGGATCCTCTCCTCCTCATGGGCTCAAAATGTGATGGTGGGGCAGCGctgatttaatgtttatttaatacatttacgtatttggcagacgcttttatccaaattgacTTACATGgcttgtattatacatttgtttctgattatgtgcaatcctctgggaaCGAACcaatgaccttggcattgctagtgacatgctctaaccactgagccacaggaaattGGAGATTTTGATTTTTCGAGAAGGTGCGTGAATCAATTATCACTTAATACAAGCGCTAACATCTCTGCAGATTTAATCATCATGATAATGTGGATCTTTCACGGATATGAGGTGAAATTAAATGTGTTGTTAGGCTTAAATgcttaaaatcttttttatcaCACTCGCTCACTTTCTGCAATCTAACTTGAGTTCACTAACTGTCCATTTGTGTCAACCCTTGTCTCCAGAACACATGGGTCAGAGTTTGCTTACAGGTGCGCAGATTTACCtgtaaggtttatttttaatagatcACAAACTTTGCATGGAAGTGGCTTATGCACATTGTAAGCCCCATTTTGTTCATACTAACGTTTATAAATGAGATCCCAGAAGCACTTAGCCTGTCAGATACTACACGATAACATCAATTGTATGCAAATTAGTGTCTGGTGTTATCTGGCGACATTTAGAGACTTTTCGGTTAATCTTAAACTTTTTGATATCACTGCGCCTGCTTCGGCCATGTTACGGCAGCAACAAGCCTTGATTAAGTCGCCGCAATGGGAGTATAGTTCCTAATCATATCTGCCTAGAAAATCGCAACTTCAGCTAATAAATTATACATCTATGCTGCCTTTAATAACGCCTTGGTCTCTGTAGTGATGTGACGCATCACATTCACGTAGCAGCAGTGATGACAGAAAAATCAATCAATTAAATTTGCCaaaatctaaacacacacatatgctgACAAAGGGTATTTAAAAGCATGTTTGGATTAAACTGCATGTCTATGTGCACAGGTACAAAGTAACATTGTCAGCTACTGTACTGGCATGCATAATAGAACGTTTGTACTTGTTTTTGCGgattttaacaatgtttttaaaaacgattTCTACTATTTCTGCTGGCATATATACATTGTCATATAAACATAGGCCAACTGGCAGTTGGTGACGTGTGATTTTATGTGAATAAAAAAGGAAGTGAACAATGAACAGTCTTTGGATGAAATTTCATTTAGGATGAATTAGCATGAATTATAAGCACTTTCGTTTGGATAATGCATGTTTACATGTATGGTCAAAAATGGCCACAGACAGTGAAAAGGTTTTAATTAGGTTTCTGCACTCAAActtatatttacatgtttaacGTTTAGTCATTTTAGTTAGTCCTAATGCATTTATACCACTGTTTCAGTTAAAAGTTAACTCTACGTTATTGCATGTGTTTGATGtgtatactttatatattatCCAGTGATCTTCAAAGTGTTGGATTAAAGTGTTGGATAACCTCTATACACTCAGccaaaacaacaaatatgtattttcaaGGATGCTgcattataaagaaaaaatcattaaaaaaaactctttaagtgtttattgaAAAGagttaaaactacatttttcagCTTGgtcaatgaaataaacaaataatgtacaTGTGGAACAGTCTTTAAGAAATTGTTTACATGCGGTCAACAAATAAGGCCACAGTTACACTGCAACAATAATTCTTACAAGTAACTGTATCATCAACAGTGTTCTCAACAgtactttgtttttgtttttccaatcaaatcatgttttgtattttgttcaggCTTAAACAGGATGACGTAACATTTAGGTGCAAATATGCAGAATAATAAACCAAAGCTTGAGGCTAAAATAGCAAATATCTCAACAGCTACAGTAAATTTTCCTGGAGAACTGACATAAGATGGAATAAATGTGATCCAAACAGCACAGAATATGAGCATACTGAATGTGATGAATTTAGCTTCATTGAAGTTATCAGGCAGTGTCCGAGCCAGAAAAGCTAGAATGAAGCACAAGAGAGCCAATAGACCAATATAGCCCATTACAGCCCAGAAACCTACAATAGAACCCAGACTGCACTCAAGAATGATCTTCTCTTTATAATATTCCATATTTTTGTAGGGAAAAGGGGGAGATATTGTTAGCCAAAGCACACAGATGAGAACCTGTATAAGTGTAAAGGCAAGAACACTGAGTCTTTGTTGTGGGggcccaaaccatttcatgacaTTACTTCCTGGAAGTGTGGCCTTGAAGGCCATTAACACAACTATTGTTTTCCCCAGAACACAAGATATACAGAGGACAAAAGTGATCCCAAACGCTGTGTGACGTAACATACAGGACCACTCAGTGGGGCGACCAATGAAAGTtagtgaacagagaaaacacagagtcaATGAGAAGAGCAGCAGGAAGCTCAGCTCTGAGTTGTTGGCTTTTACTATGGGGGTGTCCTTCTTACTGTAAAACAGAACTGCGACCAGAACAGTTATTCCTACACCAAACAGTGAGAAAAAGACTAGCACTATACCCATAACTTCTGTGTATGACAGAAACTCTACAGCCtttaacacacatttatctTTTTCAGAATTAGACCAGTATTCCCCTCGACACTGCATGCAGTTATTTGAATCTGGAAAGAGATTGTCTATAGTTAGaaacaaatggaaacttttttatttatttactcctTTTCTAAGAAACTGCATCCTAAACAGTAGAAGGAGAACACAAAAAGAGCAGCTAACCAGTTTTCTTTGAATCTTTGATTTGGGCTGAAGTTTACCTGTCTCATTACTGATTTCTCCATCTGCACATGGAATACAGTCATAACAGCAGACAGGTCGTCCTTTCTGTCCAGCCTTCCTAGTGCCTGGTGGACAACTCTCACTGCACACAGACCTCGGCTTCTGcaggaaaaacaacaatatacaatatttaatacatgTCAAGTCTCAACAGACTgcaatatttttgaagaattcaGTTTAGAAGCATTGCATGGTTTGAACATGCAAATATTATGGTACCTTTTTTAAGTAATGTATGCTGCATATTTCTAGACATAACATCTTTTGAATCATTAGGCTCACACAGGCCAaggtttaaatgtaaaaagtgtagtgtaaagaaaacaacattatatGTCATAAAACAAGGGGCAAATGCAAAGCTTTTAACAAAGAAAGGATTGCCATTGTTCTTTAAACTGGTAAATATATGCTAAGGACTAATTTTTGTAAATTCTGTACCAGTTTCATTGAACCTTGAttgaaaaataactaaaatgtattttacctGCAGCTGTCCTTCAGCCCAGATTATGTTTTTAGTGTCTGGAACAAAGCGCTTGTCTGGGGTCAGTGAGGCATCGTAGTAACCCACTGTTTTAAACTGGAATGATCCATCAGAGTCCTTCTGCCAGTTTAAAAGATCATACTGGGGTAAAGTGGCACCAGTGCTATTAAACCACACATGATCTCCTGTCTTTATtgtgaaattgacatttttcagACACTCAACAACCTAGGGTAAAGAATTATTTGAAATGTCATTACTTAATACTCTGAAGAATAAGGGTTTCTTCTCTATGCCTAGCACtctcaatatatttaaatattttatttgtatgtttaccTGATGTGGTTGTATTGGGAGGCTTTTCTTGCATTCTTCTTGTTCTTTGCATTTGAGCAGATTGTGTAGTGCATAACCCACAGCATACACTGCTTTGTAGACATTACTTGAATATCGTTGGTCAGGTACatctttattgtaatttttcagCAAAAGGAGATCTTGATTTCTGATACAATTTAATTCAGCTAGAGATGGATTCTCTTTTCTATTTGAGCATGGTAAAGCTGTGTCCCAGAATGCTTTGATAACATAATCTGAAAATCCTTcaatatggattttttttatagcaaaTCCAAGTGATCCACCCAGCACACGAAAGCTTCTTGGAGTGATGTAATCTTTTGCAGTTATCCATGCTTCTGAACCAATTATTTGGAAACCTGTAATATTCTGAATACTTAACTGGTCAATTAGTAATCCCATATCAAGAAAGGAAATAAATGCAACAATAACTTTTGCAGTTCCTTGTTTTATCACTTCTActactttttttattctttcaggTTCTGTTCTGTAGAATTTCACAGAGTACTCTACACAAATGCCTTCCTCCTGGACTATTTTCAGGAATGTGGCCATTCCATAATTTCCATAGTCATTGTCACTGTTCACAGCTCCAATCCAAGACCAGCCGAAGTGTTTGACTATGTATGCAAGTGCTTCACTGTAGTGATAATCACTGGCAATAGTTCTAAAGAACGAAGGGTAATCTTTCCTATTACTAAGACATTCACATGCAGCTAATGGACTTATCTGAAAAATAGAAACATAGGACACATTAAAGTAGACATCAGTTTGTTGAgtgtaaaattatgtttactTTCAATTCCTCTTACCACTGGAATTTTAAAAGGTCCTGTGGTTCTTGACAAAGTCACTGTGGTTGAAGACTCTGTATCTCCAATTATAGCATGTATAGGAGTCTCTCCATTGCATTTTTCCTCTCCTGCAAACTCCTGTCCATTCATCACTGCCATATTTGCACTCATAGAAGACAGTCTTGAACCACAGGTATCATAGATTCTGTAGCCAATAGAAATATTTGGGAGCAATGTTCCACTTTTGTTAATCTCATCAATGGCGAAGGTCATGATTTGAGCCATCCGAAAATCTCTTAGATTCACACTGTGAAAATATTAAACCATTACGCTAAAAAATGTGGAAACATATTCGTTCTGATATTTTAAGAATTTCgtacacatgaaaaaaaacatgaacagatGTTTTTTGTAATACATTGTCTGCctctaatgttttattaaaagttttgaAAGAAACAAACCTGGAGCATGACAGAAGCTGAGGTTTTTTTGTGAACTCAAATGAAGACAGTGTTTCTTGCCTGTGGATTGCAAACAGTCCTCCAATAGTTATGTCTCCATCCTTATAAAGAAGCGGGTATTTAGGGTCTCCCATTACTCTGCAAAGAGTTTTTTCTGCCTTTGCATAAGAATAATAGAAAAGCAGCAGTGTGTATAGAAAGATCAGCATCCCAAACATTAATCTAAAGAGTAGCTGTTGAATCCAATTGAACAAATAACCAATTGacacttttataaacaaaattaatatggaTGAATGATTAAGAGTGAGGCCAATGAACTCATAGGGGCAGGGCATGATTGCaacatctttttttcttctatcTCATCACTAGCCGAAAAAGGTGATGTACACTTTCTGACAAACACCTAGTTTGCTTTAAAGCAAAGcatttttgtgtacatttcaaggaaacaatttacaaaatttctcaagaggatttttgaaagggacacaaataatacagtcaaaagtGTACTTGTAATTACCCTCATGGAAATTAACTATGTTGTTTTATGGTAaaagtattaatgttttttatgtattgaTTACTGTAGGCAAAAAACATAGCTTTACTAAAGTAACTATGGGCGCTTGGCCTAAAGTTGACTTCAGGTCTGATTTTGGTTCtcagtctggctagtggctagcAGTGTTGTGCTAGTTACTAAGAAATAGTAACTAGTTACTTCATTCAAAAAGTAactcaattaaaaaaagtaatgcaTTCCtggtaaaagtatttttttagttatttttttaaagattgttccCATTAATGCTCTTTTATGCGTTATGGtctatacaaacacaaaactgacTTGAACACAGTAATTTTTGAACACTATTTTATTTCCGACCATTTTAAGTCAGACCAGCACAAACTGAAAATATCACAAGGATTTCTgtgataaataacacaaaacaggctaaataatatattcagaatcaaaaataaaaaaactaaagtggCTTCTGCATCATAAAAGCTGTTGTGTTCAGCCCTTTAAATGTTCCTTTCACAGCTTAAGTATGAAAACTATCAACAATGtacaacataacaaaacattttgaaataattaaatgaaagcaaTCTGAATTATGATTCAGAATAAATTTGGAGAAACTCCGCATTAAAAAATGCTATTATGCAATTATGCAATTTTCAACCTAACCACAATTAAGAGTTGCATGTCACCAACTTATGTAAAGTAAGCTGTGTGTATTCAAAGTGCAAAATCTGCagttgtataaaaacaaacaaaaaaacagcatttttccTAGCAATACaacataatgcatttaaataaaattagtgTTCTAAAATATATCAGAAATGTCACTGTGGCTACTAAACAAAccaatatttttaacaaacaaatatttttagtaacaaatgtgtgcttatttatttgaaacaacAAAAAGTGTTTACTAGCAATGAATGTCCCTGGCTAACAGTCCGGTTAAAATCTAGTCGCTGTTGTTTGGCTGGAGGAGCTTGACTCACTTCGAGTGTGTCTACGTACCGACAACGGGTTTGCTTCTAGCTTCGTCGAGGCATGTAGTTTCCGGAGGTGCTTCGACAGATTGGAGTTGCTGTTTATCACAGTAGATAGGACCTTCGAACCAGAAAGACACAGCTTACAtttgactaaaatgtttttgtctttatgcTCAACTAAAGTGAAATAATGAGCATATTTCCACTTTGAGAAACTCGTCTTGCTCTCGTCTTGACTCGCCATGACCGCCGCACATACTTGAATAAATGCAAACACGCCCACATGCGTCTTCTTCTTCCCACAATGCGTCACCGCTGTAAACAGGTTAGGCTTTAGGCTACACTTCAGccaaaatgaattaataaataaaaaagtagcgGACAAACGCACCATATTGTAATGGTaacagagtttttatttaaaaagtaatgtgTTAGAATACTAGTTACTGTCAAAAGTAACTGCGTTACAGTAatgcgttactagtaacgcGTTACTGCCCAACACTGGTGGctagtaatataacaatttattttatagattatttatatgaatagGTCTGCCGGAAGTTAAGTTCCCTTTCCGTCGGTCTATCGACCATGTATTGAGACTGAATAGGGTTTACAACTCGCCCAACGCCTCCTCGTCTGGAGTCAACAGCTGGTGGAATCCCTGCGGGCCACTCATATCCCGGGCAACCTTGACCTGACAGTCAATGTGCTCTCTTGGCAGGTCATGCTCCGCGGAGAATGGGGACTTTATCCCCATGctgtccagctcatttgggtgcagtTTACCCAAAGTTTTCTCTTTACCAGAGAATCCATGTTTGCGCAGCACGCATTTTCACTGTTAAacgaatatatatatatatatattgttgcaTGAGCAAAGAATGGTTACAGCGGTTGCGCTAATTGCATTCGCTGCTTCATCTGTTTTCGTCTTGTTTGCGTTATTTGGGCAATCAGTTTAGTTTGCTTATTCAGTCGTTGTGAAGACAGAGAtaatttaaaggggtgatatgacactgCTGGAACGAACTTTATCGTTTGTTTCGATGTTATACAATGTGTATGCATGATTTGTGGTTAAGGTACCGTAATTCCACATGTCATGCCTGCCGAGGTAGCCAAAACAGTTTGGCACAAATCCGGTAGgccaaaaagaaaacataactcTGCAGTTGCGGTTGCCAGACCTCGAAACACAACGAGAGTGATCCGACGTTATACACCAATGGGCCTGTGTGGTGCCAAATGATGTTAACACACCTCTCATTTTAGGTGACAGTCAAGAACATGAACCTCGTATCTGTCCAAAGTGGATCGAGGATGCTTCAAGTAAGATCATCAGATGCCCCCCCCCTTTGTCCCTGGTAAAATCCAACATTTATCGAGGCAGGAACGGAAACGAAGTCTTATTGTTTTACACTTGGTATTCTCAGTCTATCCTGATGGCAGGAGTTGGTACTTCAAAATggtgtagtgtatttcggggaactatgagtttgatcacagtaaaatacagataattaatgatgataaactatacctattttatacactttttttaGGATTCAGCAGACctaataatagcgacaaactagaTTCACTCGTCCACCAagtgatcagcagatcgtatatcaaatctaagaaatattactttacGGGCCTTGGAAatataacactcttactgtagtacacataccgctccagaaattataacgaaatcaagcagtttaagtgacgttaatacGTGATAAAGAGTCACAGCAACAATTCGATTGTAGATaacaaatgcgggtttattgacTATACTAAAATGAGAAACATAACAACTAACTAGATATAACgtaacatgaaacataaaaccAGTAAAGAAAGGTAAGAGATTAACGAACAAAAGggtggcagtattacaaacagctattcacatctgcatgaaccatcgaggaaAATCTCCTAGTAAAAGTGGTTACGGCTTAAACGCAGCTGTTTAGAATATCGTTtctatacttgcattggttcctTTGATGccaggattataagtacatttgcctgaagtttgtacaagaatgaaaatataaacagaatacaactaaacacatatgcttttgaggttattggcgaggccgaataacatggggacaaacataTAATGTGAAGATATAGAGGTATATCCATTTAGACCATTCTTTTTGTGATTAAGGGAAAAGATAGACAATTTTAAGAGGAGATGAAAACATAGGCCACACTCCTTTTAGGCCATATGGTCTATCGTCCTTTTAAGTCAAAGGGAGGTGTTAGAAACTATCCTGACCAAATGTTTGATGCTTAAGAGAGGGCAGTTGGAGCAGACTTGCTGGCGCCGGTAAGACCCCTGCTGAGAGGTCAGGGTGTTTTACGATGCcccaaatggtcacctttggtCTGGCCAGATCCTACAATGGGAAGTCCGGAATCTGTACTGATATTTCTTTCTCATCATCGCCTGTCACATAAAGCCTGCATGGtctcatattgttttattccatTGATG harbors:
- the LOC130435975 gene encoding extracellular calcium-sensing receptor-like yields the protein MLIFLYTLLLFYYSYAKAEKTLCRVMGDPKYPLLYKDGDITIGGLFAIHRQETLSSFEFTKKPQLLSCSSVNLRDFRMAQIMTFAIDEINKSGTLLPNISIGYRIYDTCGSRLSSMSANMAVMNGQEFAGEEKCNGETPIHAIIGDTESSTTVTLSRTTGPFKIPVISPLAACECLSNRKDYPSFFRTIASDYHYSEALAYIVKHFGWSWIGAVNSDNDYGNYGMATFLKIVQEEGICVEYSVKFYRTEPERIKKVVEVIKQGTAKVIVAFISFLDMGLLIDQLSIQNITGFQIIGSEAWITAKDYITPRSFRVLGGSLGFAIKKIHIEGFSDYVIKAFWDTALPCSNRKENPSLAELNCIRNQDLLLLKNYNKDVPDQRYSSNVYKAVYAVGYALHNLLKCKEQEECKKSLPIQPHQVVECLKNVNFTIKTGDHVWFNSTGATLPQYDLLNWQKDSDGSFQFKTVGYYDASLTPDKRFVPDTKNIIWAEGQLQKPRSVCSESCPPGTRKAGQKGRPVCCYDCIPCADGEISNETDSNNCMQCRGEYWSNSEKDKCVLKAVEFLSYTEVMGIVLVFFSLFGVGITVLVAVLFYSKKDTPIVKANNSELSFLLLFSLTLCFLCSLTFIGRPTEWSCMLRHTAFGITFVLCISCVLGKTIVVLMAFKATLPGSNVMKWFGPPQQRLSVLAFTLIQVLICVLWLTISPPFPYKNMEYYKEKIILECSLGSIVGFWAVMGYIGLLALLCFILAFLARTLPDNFNEAKFITFSMLIFCAVWITFIPSYVSSPGKFTVAVEIFAILASSFGLLFCIFAPKCYVILFKPEQNTKHDLIGKTKTKYCHVFIVHAHAAPQDGAQRVTQRLSLNCLRGCGLALQLPVPSLHVYVDLWKAFLQRVGLTPEQQRQRFRLLELGECGQPFVFTPQLREACRKWLVDDDSNVDTNLEKVVLENFVPPVSTLLVPLPSSCQSLGPLPATEAGRYGDPDP